AAAGAATATTCCCACTGACATCTCCTTTTATAGAAAATATAGAGATTAATAAAAAGGGTAAAGTTCGTAGAGCAAGAATTTATTATTTGCGTGAATTAACTGGTAAAAAAGCCCGTATCAAAGAAAGAAGATTTTAATTCTAAAGAAAAATCCTTAATTTTCATTAAGGATTTTTTTTTGAGTTGTAGAAAACAAAAAAGCCGATTAATTATTAATCGGCTTTTTTAATTGGAAATATTTTGACTATTTGACTTCCTCGAAGTCAACATCGGTTACTTCGTCATCTTTCGATTTTCCGTTTCCACCTGGCTCACCTTGTGGCGGAGGTGGTTGCGAACCTTGTTGTCCTTCCTGTCCTTGTTGTGCTTGCTGCTGTGCATTATACATATCTTGGGAGGCAGCTTGGAAAACTTCATTTAATTCTTTCATTGAGGCATCAATTGCATCAATATCCTGATTTTTGTGAGCTTCTTTAAGTTTAGTTAAAGCAGCTTCAATTGGTGCTTTTTTGTCAGCCGGAAGTTTATCTCCTAATTCCTTTAACTGTTTCTCAGTTTGGAAAATGGTACTATCTGCTGCATTTATTTTGTCAATTTTTTCTTTTGCTTTTTTGTCAGCTTCTTCGTTCAATTTGGCTTCGTCTTTCATTTTTTGGATTTCATCATCGCTTAAGCCTGAAGATGCTTCAATTCTAATGCTTTGCTCTTTGCCGGTACCTTTGTCTTTTGCAGAAACACTAAGTATTCCGTTTGCGTCTATATCAAAAGTAACTTCAATTTGAGGTACTCCGCGTGGAGCCGGCGGAATTCCATCTAAATGGAAACGACCAATTGTTTTATTATCGCTTGCCATAGAGCGTTCTCCCTGCAATACATGAATTTCTACAGAAGGCTGGTTATCAGCAGCAGTAGTAAAAGTTTCAGTTTTTTTGCTTGGGATAGTTGTATTAGATTCAATAAGTTTTGTCATTACACGTCCCATTGTTTCAATTCCAAGCGAAAGCGGCGTAACATCTAATAAAAGAACGTCTTTTACTTCTCCTGTCAAAACACCACCTTGAATAGCAGCACCAACAGCAACAACCTCGTCGGCATTAACACCTTTCGATGGAGCTTTTCCGAAAAACTTTTCTACTATATTTTGAATTGCCGGAATACGAGTTGAACCACCAACAAGAATTACCTCGTTTATTTCTGATGCACTTATTCCAGCATCTTTCAAAGCCATGCGGCAAGGCTCTTTCACAGCCTGAATTAGTTCATCTGAAAGCTGCTCGAATTGAGCTCGTGAAAGGGTTTTAACAAGGTGTTTAGGAATTCCATCCACTGGCATTATGTATGGAAGATTTATCTCAGTAGAGCTCGAACTTGAAAGTTCAATTTTAGCTTTTTCGGCGGCTTCTTTCAATCTTTGAAGAGCCATTGGATCTTTTCGTAAGTCAATATTTTCGTCTTTAATGAATTCTTCAGCAAGCCAATCTATAATTACCTGATCGAAATCGTCTCCGCCAAGGTGAGTATCTCCATTGGTCGATTTTACTTCAAAAACTCCTTCGCCTAATTCTAAGATAGAAATATCAAAAGTTCCTCCTCCAAGATCGAAAACAGCAATTTTTAGATCAGTAGTTTTTTTATCCAGTCCGTAAGCTAAAGCTGCGGCAGTTGGTTCGTTAATAATTCTTTTTACTTTTAAACCTGAAATTTCGCCGGCTTCTTTAGTTGCCTGACGCTGCGAATCGCTGAAATATGCCGGAACAGTAATTACAGCTTCTGTAACTTCTTGTCCTAAATAATCTTCGGCAGTTTTTTTCATTTTTTGAAGCACCATTGCCGAAATTTCCTGAGGAGAGAATTTTCTATCATCAATAACTACACGTGGAGTATTATTTTCTCCTTTTGTTACTTTATATGGAACTCGGTTTATTTCTTTCTGAGTGCTATCAAAGGTTTCACCCATAAATCTTTTGATAGAAAAAACTGTTTTCGTCGGATTGGTAATGGCTTGACGTTTTGCAGGATCTCCAACTTTTCGTTCGCCATTTTCTACAAAACCAACAACAGAAGGTGTAGTTCTTTTACCTTCGCTGTTTGGAATAACAACCGGTTCGTTTCCTTCCATTACCGAAACACATGAATTTGTTGTCCCTAAATCGATACCTATTATTTTACTCATTTTTATATATTTAAAACATTAATAATTTTCATTTTTCGATGAGGGCTTTTCAATGATTATGCCATTTGAAATTCATGTCAATTTTATGATAAAATGACATTGGTAGAATTTATTAGACATTTGTTTTGACATTGTTAATGACAAAAAGACAGAATTACTAATTCTTAATTCAAAACTTGTATTTTTGAAAATTTAAATTGAAATATGTCATATACTTACGAATATCCCCGACCGGCACTCACAGTTGACGCAATGATTTTCTCTATAGAAACAAAGCCAAAAAAGATACTTTTGATTAAAAGAAAATTTCCTCCATTTATTGATTCGTGGGCATTACCTGGCGGTTTTGTTGATATAGATGAAACTTTAGAGCAAGCAGTTTTTCGAGAATTGTTAGAAGAAACAGCACTTAAAATGGATAAATTAGCACAGTTTCATACTTTCGGCGATATTGACAGAGACCCTCGACACCGAACTATTTCAGTTGTGTATTATGGTTTTGCATCTGAGGAAAATTCAAAGATTTCGGCTCAGGACGATGCAGTTGAAATTTGCTGGTTCGATTTAGATTTTTTGCCTGAGCTTGCTTTCGATCATTCAAATATTATTCAAATGGCAAAGGCAAAACTATTTTCAGATATGAATTAATTATTCTTAAAGAAAAAATTAAATGGAATAATTATATTGTATTATTGTGGTTAGTATATTTTATTAGAAAATTTAAATATGAAAAATTATAAAATATTGTACTTGATTTTTATTGCTTTGCTTTTGGCTTCGTGTGGAATTCGCAAAGTGCCTTTAAGTCATCATCAAAAATCCCATCATTATAAAAAAACAGTCATCAGAACCCTACATATGAACTATTTGACTTATTTGCCAGTAAATTATTATCAGAGTAATAAAAAATGGCCACTGATTTTTTACTTACACGGTGCAGCTTTGAGGGGAAATAATGCTGAACTTTTGAAACAAAACGGTTTGCCAAAATTGCTTGAAAAGAATGAACTGCCATTTATTGTGGTTTCACCTCAATGTCCGAAAGGGAAATATTGGACGAAAGATATTTTAGTACAATTATTAAAAGAAGTTCAGAAAAATTACAGAGTCGATAAAAGTCGTATCTATCTAACTGGTAACAGTATGGGTGGTTATGCTACATGGACTTTGGCACTTGAATTGCCTAATAAGTTTGCTGCAATAGTGCCCATAAGTGGGGGTGGTTCTACAAAAAAAATTCGGAGGATAAAGGACGTACCTACATGGGTTTTTCATGGTGCAAACGATACGGTTGTTAATATTTCGGAATCGCAGGAAATGGTAGATGCTCTGATGGAATGCGATGGGAATGTGAAATTTTCAGTTTTTCAAAGCAAGGGGCATGATATTATGAATGAGGTGTATAGAAACGAAGATTTGTACAAATGGCTTTTAGAACAGAAACGACAAAATAATAGAGCACGAAAACCTAAAAGATTAAAAACACCCAAATCTCCTCCTTTTAAATAATTGATGGTATGTTAATAAAAGCAAGGTGTTTTGTCTGCTAAAATTTTTTATTGTCGAACAGGGAACCAAAAAAGACATCCGGGTTTTTACTTCATATGAAGTATTTTTTTTCTATACATTTGATTATTTACAAATAGTTGTACAATATAAACTCCTTCAGGAATTTCAGATTTGTCTATGATTTCAAACTTATGGTAACCTACATCCTGTTTTCCGAAACCATAGGTTTTAATTTTAGAACCAAAAATGTTATAGATTTCGATAGAAACTTCAGCAATGTTTGAAATAAAATATTCTATTGATAAAAAATCTTTAAAAGGATTAGGGTATAAGTTCAAAGTGCTGAATAATAGCTCATTATTGTTTGTAATTATTACATTTGTAGGATTTGAAATTGCCCAGCAACCAA
This DNA window, taken from Bacteroidota bacterium, encodes the following:
- the dnaK gene encoding molecular chaperone DnaK, whose translation is MSKIIGIDLGTTNSCVSVMEGNEPVVIPNSEGKRTTPSVVGFVENGERKVGDPAKRQAITNPTKTVFSIKRFMGETFDSTQKEINRVPYKVTKGENNTPRVVIDDRKFSPQEISAMVLQKMKKTAEDYLGQEVTEAVITVPAYFSDSQRQATKEAGEISGLKVKRIINEPTAAALAYGLDKKTTDLKIAVFDLGGGTFDISILELGEGVFEVKSTNGDTHLGGDDFDQVIIDWLAEEFIKDENIDLRKDPMALQRLKEAAEKAKIELSSSSSTEINLPYIMPVDGIPKHLVKTLSRAQFEQLSDELIQAVKEPCRMALKDAGISASEINEVILVGGSTRIPAIQNIVEKFFGKAPSKGVNADEVVAVGAAIQGGVLTGEVKDVLLLDVTPLSLGIETMGRVMTKLIESNTTIPSKKTETFTTAADNQPSVEIHVLQGERSMASDNKTIGRFHLDGIPPAPRGVPQIEVTFDIDANGILSVSAKDKGTGKEQSIRIEASSGLSDDEIQKMKDEAKLNEEADKKAKEKIDKINAADSTIFQTEKQLKELGDKLPADKKAPIEAALTKLKEAHKNQDIDAIDASMKELNEVFQAASQDMYNAQQQAQQGQEGQQGSQPPPPQGEPGGNGKSKDDEVTDVDFEEVK
- a CDS encoding NUDIX hydrolase — protein: MSYTYEYPRPALTVDAMIFSIETKPKKILLIKRKFPPFIDSWALPGGFVDIDETLEQAVFRELLEETALKMDKLAQFHTFGDIDRDPRHRTISVVYYGFASEENSKISAQDDAVEICWFDLDFLPELAFDHSNIIQMAKAKLFSDMN
- a CDS encoding prolyl oligopeptidase family serine peptidase, which produces MKNYKILYLIFIALLLASCGIRKVPLSHHQKSHHYKKTVIRTLHMNYLTYLPVNYYQSNKKWPLIFYLHGAALRGNNAELLKQNGLPKLLEKNELPFIVVSPQCPKGKYWTKDILVQLLKEVQKNYRVDKSRIYLTGNSMGGYATWTLALELPNKFAAIVPISGGGSTKKIRRIKDVPTWVFHGANDTVVNISESQEMVDALMECDGNVKFSVFQSKGHDIMNEVYRNEDLYKWLLEQKRQNNRARKPKRLKTPKSPPFK